In one Nicotiana sylvestris chromosome 8, ASM39365v2, whole genome shotgun sequence genomic region, the following are encoded:
- the LOC104245938 gene encoding microtubule-associated protein TORTIFOLIA1: MASTVPKSTKPSKPTNQFSSHLAMIELKQRILTSLSKLSDRDTHQIAVEDLEKIIQTLSNDGVSMLLNCLYDATNDPKPAVKKESLRLLPTVCASHNDSAATHLTKIIACIVKKLKDSDSGVRDACRDAIGSLSSMYLKGESDQSGVALFVKPLFEAMNENSKSVQSGAAMCMAKMVECASETPLLAFQKLCPRICKYLNNPNFMAKASLLPVVSSLSQVGAIAPQNLEPLLQTIHECLSNSDWATRKAAADTLSALALNSSNLVAGGATSTLTVLEASRFDKIKPVRDSMLEALQHWKKIAGKEDGAADDQKASAHAGESSESAGSSEKKDLQNAVGILKKRAPALSDRKLNPEFFQKLEERSSGDLPVEVVVPRQCLNASNVPTEVESESDKAETGQRIIRKSQLDAGYSNTESQTSGVSGRHDTVDEGDLNQRESSSYRAGFAKNSGPSEGFMANKGNWLAIQRQLLLLEKQQAHLTNMLQDFMGGSHGSMVALENRVRGLERVVEDMARDLSLSAGRRGGTTFAARFDESHNRPLGKYNSFHDYSSTKLGRGSEGSISFGERFVPSDGNSSGMRGRSPPGRLDNPDAWDFHAYGKNGQLGSRRGIGGGHMDARSSKPENEIDQVGTRRGWAKGAGPVRFGEGPSARSIWQASKDEATLEAIRVAGEDNGTARGARVAIPELEAEALTDDNVVRERDPVWNSWTNAMDAFSVGDMESAFSEVLSTGDDFLLVKLMDRSGPVIDQLSNEVASEALHAIAQFFMEPNLTDICLSWVQQLLDIVVENGPDVVDIPMEVKKELLFNLNEISSSVDMPEDWEGATPEQLLLQLASAWDIDLQELEK, translated from the exons ATGGCTTCAACAGTACCCAAATCGACAAAACCTTCAAAACCCACAAATCAATTTTCATCCCATTTAGCCATGATTGAGCTGAAGCAAAGAATTCTCACATCTCTCTCTAAACTCTCAGATAGAGATACCCATCAGATCGCCGTTGAGGATCTTGAAAAAATCATTCAAACCCTATCAAACGACGGCGTTTCAATGCTCCTCAACTGCCTTTACGACGCCACTAACGACCCTAAACCCGCCGTTAAAAAAGAATCCCTCCGCCTCCTCCCTACCGTATGTGCTTCACATAATGATTCTGCGGCCACCCATTTGACCAAAATCATAGCCTGCATTGTTAAAAAGCTTAAGGATTCTGATTCGGGTGTTAGGGACGCGTGCCGCGATGCGATTGGGTCGTTGTCTTCGATGTATTTGAAGGGAGAGAGTGATCAAAGTGGGGTTGCATTGTTTGTGAAGCCATTGTTTGAGGCAATGAATGAGAATAGTAAGAGTGTTCAGAGTGGTGCAGCTATGTGTATGGCTAAAATGGTGGAATGTGCTTCCGAAACGCCTTTATTGGCTTTTCAAAAGCTTTGTCCAAGGATCTGCAAGTACCTTAACAATCCTAATTTCATGGCTAAGGCTTCTTTGTTGCCTGTTGTTTCAAGCTTATCACAG GTAGGAGCCATAGCACCACAAAATTTGGAACCTTTATTGCAGACAATTCACGAATGTCTCAGTAATTCGGATTGGGCAACTCGTAAGGCTGCAGCTGATACATTAAGCGCCTTGGCGTTGAATTCAAGCAACTTGGTAGCAGGGGGAGCCACTTCCACTTTAACTGTGCTTGAAGCTTCTCGGTTTGACAAG ATAAAACCCGTGAGAGATAGTATGCTGGAGGCTTTGCAGCACTGGAAGAAAATTGCAGGGAAAGAAGATGGAGCCGCAGATGATCAGAAAGCTTCAGCTCATG CTGGTGAATCTTCTGAATCTGCTGGATCGTCAGAAAAGAAGGATCTCCAAAATGCTG TGGGCATATTAAAGAAGAGAGCTCCAGCTTTGTCGGACAGAAAGTTGAACCCAGAATTCTTTCAGAAACTTGAAGAAAGGAGTTCAGGTGATTTGCCGGTGGAAGTGGTTGTCCCTCGTCAATGTCTTAATGCATCAAATGTACCAACTGAAGTAGAGTCTGAGTCAGACAAAGCAGAAACAGGACAGAGAATAATTAGGAAAAGCCAGCTTGATGCTGGGTATAGTAACACGGAGAGTCAAACTTCCGGGGTAAGTGGCAGACATGACACTGTTGATGAGGGAGATTTGAATCAGAGAGAATCATCCAGTTACCGTGCTGGTTTTGCAAAAAATTCTGGTCCATCTGAGGGGTTTATGGCTAACAAAGGAAACTGGTTAGCCATTCAAAGGCAATTGTTACTTCTGGAGAAACAACAAGCTCATCTAACAAATATGTTGCAG GATTTCATGGGCGGATCTCACGGTAGCATGGTGGCTCTTGAGAATAGAGTACGTGGCCTTGAAAGAGTCGTTGAAGACATGGCACGTGATTTGTCGCTTTCAGCAGGTCGAAGAGGTGGTACTACTTTTGCAGCGAGATTTGATGAATCTCATAATAGGCCTCTTGGGAAGTATAATAGCTTTCATGATTACTCCAGTACCAAGCTAGGTAGAGGTAGTGAAGGGAGCATCTCATTTGGCGAAAGGTTTGTGCCATCTGATGGTAATTCTTCGGGCATGAGGGGAAGGAGCCCACCAGGGAGATTGGATAATCCTGATGCTTGGGACTTTCATGCATATGGTAAGAATGGGCAATTGGGCTCTAGGAGAGGTATAGGTGGTGGGCACATGGATGCTAGGTCGTCTAAACCAGAAAACGAGATAGATCAGGTTGGCACCAGGAGAGGATGGGCCAAAGGAGCGGGACCCGTTAGGTTTGGCGAGGGACCTTCTGCCAGAAGTATCTGGCAAGCTTCAAAGGATGAAGCAACTTTGGAGGCTATCCGTGTGGCTGGTGAAGACAATGGAACTGCTCGAGGCGCTAGAGTAGCTATTCCAGAATTAGAGGCTGAAGCACTAACAGATGACAACGTCGTGCGAGAGCGTGATCCGGTTTGGAATTCCTGGACCAATGCAATGGATGCATTTTCTGTGGGTGATATGGAATCAGCTTTCTCTGAAGTTCTGTCTACTGGAGACGATTTCTTGCTTGTGAAGCTGATGGATAGATCAGGCCCAGTGATCGATCAACTATCTAATGAGGTGGCAAGTGAGGCCTTGCATGCTATTGCTCAGTTTTTTATGGAGCCAAACTTGACAGACATCTGTTTATCTTGGGTCCAACAG TTACTAGATATTGTTGTAGAAAATGGACCTGATGTAGTGGACATTCCTATGGAAGTGAAAAAAGAGCTGCTGTTTAATTTGAATGAAATTTCATCATCAGTAGATATGCCCGAGGATTGGGAAGGTGCAACACCAGAGCAACTGTTGTTGCAATTGGCTTCTGCTTGGGATATTGATCTGCAAGAGCTGGAGAAGTAG
- the LOC104245939 gene encoding probable serine/threonine-protein kinase PBL23 translates to MTLGNKKKMKMNCFTCCVAKEEAVHKRSLRKNIQEHKNTKTQSNLSFRNDSSRRRYIAEEIAKLGKGNISAEIFTFQELKLATQNFDNDRLLGEGGFGRVYKGHIESKNLDVAVKQLDRNGFQGTREFLVEVLILSLLHHPNLVNLVGYCSDGDQRILVYEYMPNGSLEDHLLELDPEKNPLDWDTRMKIAEGAAKGLEYLHETANPPVIYRDFKASNILLDENFNPKLSDFGLAKLGPTGDKSHVSTRVMGTYGYCAPEYASTGQLTAKSDVYSFGVVFLEMITGRRVIDTSKPSAEQNLVQWAQPLFKDKKKFHLMVDPMLKGNYPKKGLYQALAIAAMCLQQEASVRPLISDVVTALAYLSGNKKKEEEEAAEDTSKSPAPLQSNANNTETVESNEANVDTAKD, encoded by the exons ATGACATTGGGTaacaagaagaaaatgaagatgaattGCTTTACATGTTGTGTTGCAAAGGAAGAAGCTGTTCATAAAAGATCTTTGAGAAAGAATATTCAAGAACACAAGAACACAAAAACTCAATCCAATCTTTCTTTTAGAAATG ACAGCAGCAGAAGGAGGTACATAGCAGAAGAAATAGCAAAACTTGGAAAAGGAAACATTTCTGCTGAAATCTTCACATTCCAAGAATTGAAACTTGCCACTCAAAACTTTGACAATGATCGTTTGCTTGGTGAAGGTGGTTTTGGCAGAGTGTACAAGGGACACATTGAAAGCAAGAACTTG GATGTTGCTGTGAAGCAACTTGACAGGAATGGTTTCCAAGGAACTAGAGAATTTCTTGTGGAGGTTCTGATATTAAGTCTTCTTCATCACCCTAATCTTGTCAATTTGGTAGGATATTGTTCAGATGGTGACCAGAGAATATTAGTATATGAATACATGCCAAATGGTTCACTAGAAGATCACCTTCTTG AACTTGATCCAGAAAAAAACCCACTTGATTGGGATACAAGGATGAAAATTGCAGAAGGAGCAGCAAAAGGACTTGAATACTTGCATGAAACAGCTAACCCTCCGGTGATTTACCGCGATTTTAAAGCCTCCAACATACTTCTAGACGAGAACTTCAATCCGAAGCTCTCGGATTTTGGACTTGCCAAGTTAGGGCCAACGGGCGATAAAAGTCATGTGTCCACCAGGGTCATGGGAACCTATGGCTATTGTGCACCTGAATATGCTTCCACAGGTCAATTGACTGCAAAATCTGATGTTTACAGCTTTGGAGTTGTATTTTTGGAAATGATCACAGGAAGAAGAGTCATTGACACCTCAAAACCAAGTGCAGAACAGAATCTTGTTCAGTGG GCACAACCACTGTTCAAAGACAAGAAAAAGTTTCACTTAATGGTAGATCCAATGCTGAAAGGGAACTACCCAAAGAAGGGACTGTACCAAGCTCTAGCAATTGCAGCAATGTGTCTGCAACAGGAAGCCAGTGTTCGTCCGTTGATCAGCGATGTCGTCACTGCTTTGGCATATCTATCAGGGaacaagaaaaaggaagaagaggaagctgcAGAAGACACTTCCAAATCCCCAGCTCCATTGCAAAGTAATGCAAATAACACTGAAACTGTTGAAAGCAATGAAGCTAATGTTGATACAGCAAAAGACTAA